Within Synechococcus sp. NB0720_010, the genomic segment GGCCTGATCCGCGCCGCCGAGAAGTTCGATCACGAGAAGGGCTACAAGTTCTCGACCTATGCCACCTGGTGGATTCGTCAGGCGATCACCCGCGCGATTGCGGATCAGTCCCGCACGATCCGTCTGCCGGTCCACTTGTACGAGACCATTTCTCGGATCAAGAAGACCACCAAGACCCTCTCTCAAGAGTTTGGCCGCAAGCCCACTGAAGAGGAGATTGCTGAATCGATGGAGATGACCATCGAGAAGCTCCGCTTCATTGCCAAGAGTGCTCAGCTGCCGATTTCGCTGGAGACACCGATTGGCAAGGAGGAAGACTCCCGCCTGGGTGACTTCATTGAGGCTGATATCGAGAATCCTGAGCAGGACGTCGCCAAGAACCTGCTCCGGGAAGATCTCGAAGGCGTTCTGGCGACCCTGAGCCCCCGTGAGCGCGATGTGCTGCGCCTGCGCTACGGCCTGGACGATGGTCGGATGAAGACCCTCGAGGAGATCGGCCAGATCTTTGATGTGACCCGCGAGCGCATCCGCCAGATCGAGGCCAAGGCCCTGCGCAAACTGCGGCACCCCAACCGCAATGGCGTGCTCAAGGAGTACATCAAGTAACCAACTCTTTGACTGCGCCCCAAGCGGTTTAAGGTTCACCCGCCGGCGGGATTTCCCGCCGGCTTTGTCTTGAGAATTCGATGGGCTTGCGGGTCTCGATTGTTCTGCCCACCTACAACGAGCGGGGCAACATCGAGCCGCTTCTGGCACAGCTGCTTCCCCTGGGTGAGCAGTGGGATTTGGAAATCCTTGTGGTGGATGACGACTCGGCGGATGGGACAGCAGAGCTGGTTCGTCAGCTCGCCCATGACGAACCGCGGCTTCGTCTGATCCGCCGGGTCGGGCGCTCCGGTTTGGCCAGCGCCATCAAAGAAGGTCTGCTGGATGCCACGGGCGACTTTGTCCTGGTGATGGACAGTGACGGCCAGCATGAGCCTGGCTCTGTCCGCCGCGCGATCGAGACCCTGGAAGCCGGTGGTGCGGACCTGGTCATCGGCAGCCGCTTCCATCCCGAGGCCCAGATCCTGGGGCTGAGCGATCGGCGGGAAACCGGATCGACGTGGGCCAATGCCAGTGCCCGCTTCAGCCTGCCCAAGCGCTATGCCCATCTCACGGACTACATGAGTGGCTTCTTTGCCCTGCGCCTAGAGCCGCTGCTGCCCTTGATCCGTGGCGTGGATGTCAACGGGTTCAAGTTCCTCTACGAACTGCTGGCGGTGAGTCGTGGGCGCTTGAGCACCGCCGAGGTGCCCCTGACCTTCCAGCCCCGCACCTATGGCAGCTCCAAGCTGGATCTGGCCATCTTCTGGGATTTCCTGATCTCAATCCTCCACACCCTGAGCTTCCGCCTGCTGCCCAGGCGAGCCATCAGTTTTGGTTTGGTCGGTCTCAGTGGCGTTGCGGTGCAGCTGCTGATCACGCAGCTGTTCATGGCTCTCTGGGGTCTTGGCTTTGAGCAGGCGCTCCCGATCGGTGTGATCTCGGCAGCCAGCTCGAACTACCTGATCAACAACGCCCTGACCTTCCGTTTCGCTCGCTTGAAGGGCATCCTGCTGCTGCGCGGACTGTTCAAGTTCCTGTTGGTGGCCTCCTTACCGGTGATGGCCAATGTGGGCTTGGCTTCGGCCTACTACAGCCTGATCGCACCGAATGTCTTCTGGGCCCAGTTGGCCGGGATCATTGTGGTGTTCGTCTGGAACTACGCCGCCAGCAGCCGTTTCGTCTGGAACACCCCCAACTAGTGATGCAGAGGCTCAAAACCTGGCTGGATGCCAATCCCACCCGGGCGCTCATCACGGCGATCGCAGCCCTGTTGGGCCTCTGTGTTCTGGCTTTCTTTAACCAGTTGGGAAGCCTGGGCCTACTGGATAAAACCGAGGGGTTGTTCGTTGAGGTCCCCCACCAGATGCTTCTCAGCGGTGACTGGGTCACCCCCCGCTGGAACGGTGAAACCTTTTTCGATTACCCCGTTTGGGGGTACTGGATGGTGGGCCTCAGCTTCCAGCTATTCGGTGTCAGTGAATGGGCAGCCCGCTTCCCTGCGGCCCTCGCCGCCAGCGCGGTTGTCTTCGCCGTTTTTGGTCTGCTTCTAGCCCTGGCGCCATCGACGGAGTCCGTCAGTCAACGGCTGGGGCGCGCGACCCTCTGCAGCGGGCTGTTGGCCTTGAGTCCCGGCTGGGTGGGCTGGGGCCGCTCCTCTGTCACCGACATGTTTCTGGCCAGTGGCATCAGCCTGGCCCTGTTGGGCTTTGCCCTGGCCTACTGGCGCAGGGATCAAGAGGTCCTGAGGCGCCTAGGCCATGTGATGTTGGCGCTCTTCTGCGGGATTGCGGTGCTGGCGAAAGGTCCCGTTGGCCTGCTCCTACCGGGCCTGGTGATCATTGGTTTTCTGCTGCTGCGGCGTGATCTCTGGCCGGAGGTTCGTCAGACCCCATGGCTGGCGCTGCTGTCCCTGTTTTTGGGTGTGACCCTGCCTTGGTATGTGGCAGCGACCCAGGCCAACGGGTTCACCTTCCTCGCGCGCTTCATTGGCTTCAGCAACCTGGAGCGCTTCACCTCGGTGATCTACGCCCACCCAGGTCCCCCTTGGTTTTATTTGCCCTGGTTGCTGCTACTGGCACTGCCCTGGTCGCTGTATCTCCCGGCGGCAATCCTCAAGCTGCAGGTCTGGGCTCCCCAGCGCTGGCATCGCAGTGATGCGGGCGAGGCCCTCGCCCAATTCGGCTTGATTTGGCTTGTGGTGGTGGTGGCTTTCTTCTCCGCCGCGGCGACCAAATTGCCCGGCTACATCCTTCCGGCCGTTCCGGGTGCAGTCCTTCTGGTGGGCCTCTTGTTTGCGCCCCTTTCCCCGAGCACGGGCCATCCCCCTTGGCTGGATCGTCTGCAGCGGGGCAGCGGTTGGTTCAATGCCGTTCTCCTTGGGCTGATGGCCTTGGCCGCCGTCCTTGCCCCTCGCTTGATTGAGGTGGATCCGGCCTACCCCGGTTTCGCGGATGCCATCGCCCAGTCCGGCTTGCCCTGGCTGCTGGCACTCCCCTTGGCAGGTGCCTGCGGCGCGTTGATCTGGTTGCTTCGTGCGCGGGATGGCGTCGCCCTGCGTTGGCTTTGGCTCCCCAATGCCGCTGGGTTTGCGGCGGTTTTGGCCTTGGTCATTCCCGTCTTGGCGCCCCTGATGGATCGTGAGCGCCTGCTGCCGATCCGGGTGCTGGCCCGTCAGGCCGCTGCCTCAGCTCTGCCTGGCGAACCGCTGCTGGTGGCCGGCTACAAGCGCTACAGCGTGGTGTTCTACAGCGGTCGTCCGGTGCTCTTCGTTCACGACGCCCGTTCGGCCATCGATCAGCTGGAGGCCCAGGCTCTACCCGCTGATTCCGTCTTGGTCCTGGGGTCTGATCGTGAATTGCTGGACCTGGGCGTGGGACCCGGTGATGCGGAGCTGCTGGGCCGCCTGGATGCCCACCGCCTGATCAGACTGGACCGCACCACCCTCGATCAGTTGAGCCAGAGACGGTGATCGCCATGCCTCCTCTTCTGCGTGAGTGGTTGAACGCCCTTGGACGGCGCCGATTGCTGTTGACCCTGGCCATTGCGGTTGTCTTGCTGGTGGTGAGTCCAACCCTCAAGGCCAATGCCTCGGACTCCTTCGATCGCGTCCTGCTCGATGGGCTGCATCAGCGCATCCCCGCCTGGCTTGGACAGCTCCTGCTGGTTGTCTATCAAGCCAGTGGCATTCATGTGACCGCGGTGTTGGTCCTGGCTGTTCTGGGTTTCCTGGCCTTCAAGCGCTTCTGGCCTGATTTGGTCTGCGTCGTGGCCGGAACCGGCGGCATTTTGGTGATCGTTGATCGCTTGCTGAAGCCCTGGTTTGATCGACCCCGCCCCGACGCCAGCCTGCTGGAGCTGAGTGGCCGCAGTTTTCCCAGCGGCCATGCAGCCGGTTCGGTGGTCTTCTATTTCATGAGCTGCACCCTGCTGGCGGCCCACTACCCCAGGTTGCGCCGGCCATTGTTTCTCCTCTCGAGTCTTTGGGTCGCCTTGGTTTGGCTGAGCACCCTCTATTGCCGCGCCCATTGGCCAACGGACATCCTGGCTGGGGCGGCCGTCGGTTATGTGTGGCTCAGCTTCTGCCTGGCCGGTTTCACCGTCTGGGAACGGCACCACCCCACTTCTTCCTCCATCCATGGCTGACGGGCCCTCGCTGCTGGGATCACTAAAGGGACTGCGCACGGCCCCTGAGCTCTCCTCAGCTGAGCAGGGGCAACTGCTGGAGGAACTGACCCAGGCCATGGCGACCTGCGAGTGGTTCACCGTGGGTGTGATGGCCCCCTCCGCAGCCCTTGCGGTCGCGACCCTGCGGGCGCTTGAGCAGCGCTTCTCCTGGGAAACCCTGGAGCTGGATCCAGCCGGTGAGGAGCTGGCGACGATCGAGGGTCCCGTCTTCCTGAAGGCGAATCAGAACAACGGTCGTTTTTTGGTGCGCCGTGAGAGTGGCCTGGGCCAAGGTCTGTTGATCACTGGACACAACCCCGTGGATCCCAGCACCGAGGACACCTGGGGCCCCATTCCCCTGGCCCTCTTCGCAAACGACGACTGATCAAGACTTTGCGGCCTTTGGCCGCGATGGGCACACCACTCCCTAGGCTTGGCGGCTGTTTGCTGCCTTGATGCATTCCGATGGCTGGTTCCCAACTGCGCATTGCCTCTCGCCGCAGCCAGCTGGCCATGGTCCAGACCCATTGGGTGCGTGACGAGCTAGCCAAGGCCCATGACGGTCTCGAGATCACCATCGAGGCGATGGCCACCCAGGGCGACAAGATCCTCGATGTGGCCCTGGCCAAGATTGGGGACAAGGGTCTGTTCACCAAGGAGCTCGAGGCTCAGATGCTGGTGGACCGTGCCGACATCGCCGTCCACAGCCTGAAGGACCTGCCCACCAACCTGCCTGAGGGGCTGATGTTGGGCTGCATCACCGAGCGGGAGGATCCCGCCGATGCCTTGGTGGTGCACGAGAAGCACAAGGACAAGACCCTCGCGACCCTTCCTGACGGGGCCGTGGTGGGCACCAGCTCCCTGCGTCGTCTGGCCCAGCTGCGTCACCACTACCCGCACCTCACCTTTAAGGATGTGCGCGGCAACGTCATCACCCGCCTGGAGAAGCTCGATTCCGGCGAATTCGATTGCTTGATCCTGGCCGCCGCCGGTCTCGGTCGCCTGGGCTTGGGCGATCGCATCCACGAGCTGATCGATCCCTCCATCTCCCTCCATGCCGTGGGTCAAGGGGCCCTGGGGATTGAGTGCCGCGATGGCGACGCCGAGGTGCTGGAGCAGATCAAAGTGCTGGAGCACGTTCCCACCGCCCGTCGCTGCCTGGCTGAGCGCGCCTTCCTGCGCGAACTGGAGGGCGGCTGTCAGGTCCCCATCGGTGTGAACACCCGTTTTGAAGGGGACGAGCTCGTGCTCACCGGCATGGTCGCCAGCCTGGATGGCAAGCGTCTGATCCGCGATCAGGTGCAGGGGGATCAAACCAACCCTGAAGCCCTGGGGATTGACTTGGCCCACAAACTGAAGGCCCAGGGAGCAGGAGAGATCCTGGAGGAGATCTTTGCAACCGTTCGGCCCGAGGCCTGACACCCTTCCGGACGGGGCCCCGCCTGAGCTCGATGAGGCTCGGCCCCTTCCGTTTCAATGGAGCCTGTTGGCCTGGGCATCCCTCGTTGGCGGTCTGACGGGATTGGCCGTGGTCGGCTTCCACGAGCTGCTCGGCCTGATCAATAACGGTCTGTTTGGCCCGGCCGTGTCCTGGGCCCTGGCCTTGGTGGGACAGACCCAGCCCGAGCCGCCCGTTCTGCCGGTGGATCCCTTGCCGGTCGACAGCGGCACACCGCTGCGGGCCTTGCTTCAGATCGGCCTGGGGGGCGTGGGCTTTTTGCCGGATCCCACGCCGCTTCCTCCGGATCCCACACCAGCGATCACGGGCAGTCTCCCCCTGTGGTTGGCCTCCTGGCCGGTTGTGCTGATGCCCGTGCTCGGTGGATTGGGGGTCGGTCTGCTGCGGCTGTGGTCCAGGGACCTGGGTCCAGGACTGCCCAGCTTGATGGCCATGGCTGACGGCGCGGTTCAGGCCAAGCCCAAGCTGCCCTTTCAGCGCTTGCTGGGCGCTTCGCTGAGCCTGGGCAGCGGCGCGTCCCTTGGCCCTGAGGGGCCCAGCGTTGAGAGCGGCGGCAACATTGGCCTGTGGCTTGGGATGCGCGGCGGACTGCCCCCCGAGTCCCAGAAGGCCTTGGTGGCGGCAGGTGTTGCGGCTGGACTGGCGGCCGGTTTTAAGGCCCCGATCGCCGGTGTCTTTTTTGCCTTTGAGGGCAGCTACAGCACCATCCCCGGCCGTCCCAGTATCCGCGCAGTGCTGGTGGCTGCGGTGGCCTCCGCCCTTGTCACGCAGCTCTGTTTGGGCAGTGACCCGATCTTTCGCCTGCCGGCCTACGAGGTGCGCTCGCCCCTGGAATTGCCCCTTTATCTGGGCTTGGGGCTCTTGGCGAGCGGAGTGTCCTTGGCGCTCCTGCGCCTGCTGGCGGCTGGCAGGAGTCCACGGGTCCAGCGCCTGCTGGGACGCCTGCCATCTTGGTCCCTGCCTGCCCTGGGGGGCTTGGCCATTGGCTTGATGGCCCTGGGCTTTCCCCAGGTGCTTGGGGTGGGCTACGACACGATCGAGGCGCTGCTCGGCAGTGGGGGCGGCATCGCCCTATTCACCCTGGTGGGTCTGCTGCTGGTGAAGCTGCTGGCTACGGCCTTGAGCAGTGCCACAGGCTTTGTGGGCGGTGGTTTTGCGCCGTCGCTGTTTGCCGGCGCGGTGCTGGGCAACGTCTATGGCCAACTGCTGGGGGACAGCGGTTTTGGCCTGCCGGTCGCGGAACCCCCCGCCTACGCCATGGTCGGGATGGCTGCGGTTCTGGCCGGCAGTGCCCGCGCCCCTTTGACCGCCCTCTTGCTGCTGTTTGAGCTCACGCGTGACATCCGCATCGTCCTGCCGCTGATGGCGGCCGCGGGTCTGAGTGCAGCCTTGGTGGAGCGCTGGCAGGGCCTGGCTGACCCCGGTCTGCTGGGGCCTGATCTGATTGAGGACCAGCGCCGTCATGCCTTGGCGTCCCTGCCCGTGCTCGATGCCTTTGAACCCGAGGCACCGCTGGTTCTCAATGCTGCGGAGTCGGCCCAGTCAGCGCTGCAGCAACTGCTCTCGGCCCATGGTCACTGCCTGATGGTCGAGCAGGACAACTGGGTGGTGGGCCTGGTCACCCTGGCTGACCTGCAGCGGGCCCTCACCGGCTTGGGGCCGGCTGTCACCTTGGCGGACTGCCGGCGCTCGGAGCTGCTCTGGCTGCCGGCTTCCGCGAACCTCGCCCAGTTGGAAGATCAGTTGCGTCCCAACGGCCTGCGTCAACTGCCGGTCTTTGAACTCGCCCTGCCGGACCTGCCCCATCTCCCCAGCGCCCTCCCTGCCACGGGCCTTCCCGTGAAGGCCCTGCAGGGATTGGCCAGCCGCGACGGCATGGCGCGGGCCGTAGCTCGAGCCCAAACGTCCGCAGACTCCAAGCCATGAAAAAAGCCCCCGGTTGGGGGCTTGGCTGCGATCAGTTGACCAGCTTGGGCGCGATCACTTCCATGTAGCGGGCCTCGCACTCCTTGACGATCTTCACGGCTTCTGCGGAGTCGAAGAAACCATTGACGCGGCAGGTGCCGGGCTTCTTGAGGTCCTTGTAGTGCTCCCAGTAGTACTGGGTTTCCTTCAGCCAGTGCTCACCAAGTTGGGTGTAGCTGGTGATGTGGTCCATGCGCTTGTCATCGGCCAGCACGGCAATGACCTTGTCGTCGACTTCGCCGCCGTCGTCGAATTTCATGATGCCGATGATGCGGGCTTCCACCAGGGAGCCGGGCACCAGGGGCTCGGTCACACCGACGATCTCGATGTCGAGCGGGTCGCCGTCCTCATCCCAGGTGCGGGGGATGGTGCCGTAGGCGAAGGGGTAGGCCAGGGAGGAGTAGCCGACGCGATCGAGCTTGAGGTGACCGGTTTCGGTGATCAGCTCGTACTTGTTGATCGTGTTGCTGTTCAGCTCAACGATGGTGTTCAGCCGCAGTTCCGCTTCATCGGCAAAGGCCGGCAGCACGTGCAGCAGGTTGAGCATCGTGCGGCTTGGGGCGTGGTCGATGTTCGCCATCAGGGCAGCGGGCCTTAAGGATGGGCGGCATCCTACGGAGTTCCCGGAACCGGCCTTTGGCCTAGGCCGCGAGCGCCTCGGAGCTCAGATCTTCGTGATCCTGCTGGGCTTCGCAGGCCTGGATCCAGGACCAGGCTTCTTGCGCTGAGTCGGTGAACCTGACGAGCTCCAGGTGCTCCTCGCGGATCAGCCCGCAGTCCGCCAGGTAATCAAAATCGATCAGCCGTTGCCAAAACTCCGTTCCAAAGAGGATGACGGGCATCTGACCCTTGATCGCGGTCTGGCGGAGTGTCAGGACTTCAAACAGCTCATCAAGGGTGCCGAAGCCGCCGGGGAAGAGGACTGCAGCGGCCGAGCGTTTGACGAAGTGGAACTTGCGTAGGGCGAAGTAATTGAACTGAAAGCAGAGCTCGGGACTGATGTAGGGGTTGGGCTCGGGTTCCCCCGGGAGCTTGATGCTCAGACCGATCGAGCGTCCACCGGCATCAAAGGCACCGCGGTTTGCCGCTTCCATGATTCCGGGGCCGCCACCGGTGACGATCACATGGTTGTGATGACCTGCCTGTTGGTCCGCCGAGACCAGCCGGCTGAACTCACGGGCCGCGTCGTAGTACCGCGAGAACTCCAACTGGGTCTGGCTGCGTCTCAACTGCCGTTGCAGTGGGCCGCTGTTGGGGTTACGGGCGAGTTCGGCTTCTGCGGCGGCCAGTCGCCCCTCGGCAGCGGAGCGCTCAATGATGTTCACCCCACCAAAAATGATGATGGTGGACTCAACGCCCTCGGCTTCAAGGACCTGCTGTGGCTTGGTGATTTCCAGCAACATGCGGACGCCGCGCATCTCGGCGCTGGAGAGCAGTTCCTCATCGGCGTGGGCCAGCTGATAGCTGGAGGACTGCAAGATCCGGCTTAGGTTTTCATTGACCAAGCGCTCGTCTTCACTGCGCCTGGTTGCTTTCGCTCCTGCAGAGTTGGTGGCTTGGCTGTTAACGCTCTGCCCATGCTGCTGGGGCGAGAGATCGAAACTGGCCTTGCGGGGGAATTGATTTGCCATCTCTTTCCTTTCGCGCAGGCCCATCAGAGCGCAACGGTCAGCGTTTGCACACCTTTGTTCCGTTTCTTCACGCGGCGAGTCGTTCGAGCTTCTGCTGCAGGTAGCGCAGGAACGGACGATGGCTCAAGGGGGAGCCTGAGATCTGCTCGACGAGCTCCATGGCGTTGACACTGCGCCCCAGGGGATACACCCGCTGTTTGAGCCAGTGGCCCAGGGCTGCGTCATCGCCCGCTTCTAGTAGCGATTCGATCGGACCGAGCTGCCCTTCGATCGTCTCGCTGATCTGGGCGCTGATCAGGTGTCCCAGGGCATAGGAGGGGAAGTAGCCAAAGAGTCCTTCACTCCAGTGCACGTCCTGCAGGCAGCCCTCTCGGTCGTTGCTCGGCTCGATGCCGAGGAGCTCCTTCATGGCCCGGTTCCAGGCACTGGGCAACTCCTCAACGGGCATCCCCCCCTCCAGCAGTGCGAGCTCGAGCTCGTAGCGCAGCAGCACGTGCAGGCCGTAGCTGACCTCATCGGCCTCCACCCGGGTCAATCCCGGAGCGATCGGATTGAGATCGCGCCAGAACCCCTGGCTGCTCCCCCAGACATCCTGGCCAAGGGCCTGGGCGAAACGCGGATGCCAGCGGCAGGCCATGGTCTGGCTGCGGGCCAATCGGTTTTCGTAGAAGAGGCTCTGGCTTTCGTGAACGGCCATGGAGGTGGCTTCCCCCAGGGGCCAGGGGAACCAGTGATCCCCCGTGCGCGGCAGTCCCTGTTCATAGAGGCTGTGCCCCCATTCATGGGCGGTGGCCAGGAAGGCCGAGAAGGGTTGTCCCTCGACGACGCGGGTGGTGATCCGGAAGTCATCCGGCCCCAGGGTGCTGGAGAACGGGTGGGGTGAGCGGGCCCGGCAGCAGCGCTGAGGGTTGTACCCCCACTCCTGCAGCAATTGATCGCAGAGGCTCTCCTGGGATTGGTCGCTGAGATCCCACCGCTCAGTGCTGCCCTTGGGGAGCGCCTGGGCTCGCTCAAGCAGCGGCGGCAGCTCGTTGCGCAGGGGAAGCAGCCAGCGGCTGAGCGCCTCTTTGCTGACGTCCGGTTCAAAGGGTTGGGCCAGGATTTCCCAGGGGCTTCGCTCCTGGCCCGAGGCATCCCGTTCGGCCGGAGCCAGTTGACGTGCCTGCTCGAGCCTTAGATCAATCAGGGATTGGATGGCCGGGGCAAAGCGGGCGAAGGCGTTGTCGCGCTTGGCCTCTTGCCAAAGGGCGTAGCCCTGGGCCTGGGCCTGGGCCAGTTGCCCCACCAGGGCAGGATCCAGGCGGGACTGCCGCTCCCATTGCTGGCGCAACAGTTGGAGGTTGCGGTGCTGCTCGTGACTGGCCTGGGCTCCTGCTTCGGCCTCGGCATTGGCCAGCAGATCGGCGTATTCCGTTGAGGTCTGCCGCTCGTGCAATTGCAGCGCCAGCAGGGCCAGCTGCTCGCCGCGCCAGTGGGCCGATCCCGGCGGCATGGCGGTGTTCTGGTCGAAGTAGAGCGTGCTCTGAATCCCTCCGAGCAGTTGGGTGGTGTGCAGGTGATCGCGAAGCTGTGCGTATGCCTGTCCTGCGCTCAAGGGAATGCCCGGCTCTGGGCGCGACCCTAGGTGTGTGACTGGGATCACGGCCGGGCTTGATTTCGCTCATGCCCGTTGCTTGGCGCAGCCCCGAGGCTGAAGGGAGCTTCAGCCCGAGCCATGTCAGCTACATACGTGCTTCGCAACGCCCTGGCCGCAGGCCTCTGTCTGTCTTCCGCCCTGCTCTGCTCGGCCGCCAAGGCTGTTGAAACAGCCCCTTTTCCGCGGCCGCGCCCAAGCGGCTCAGACCTGGGAAAATTTGCCTCGCTTCTGATCTCGGGCAGCCTCGACAGGCTGCACCCTCTTGAAAAAGGTCAGCAGCGGTTTTTGATTGATACCCGCTGGGATGAAGGCAAAAAGGTCGCCCCCGGTTCGATCGAGGTTCGGGTTGGTCAGACGGTTCTGTCTGACTGCAATGGAGTGGCGTTTGCTGGCTCCTTCAAAGCGGTGAGCTCTGTTCGCTCGGAGCGCTATCAGTTTTGGAGTTTCGAGAGCGGTGGCCTGATGAGCACCTTGAAGCTCTGTCCGGATTCCGCGCGCCATGAGCGGCTGGTGTGGATGTCCGGAAAGCCCGCTCAGATTCCTTGGAGAGGTCGCGCCACGGTGATCGATCTGCCCGAAGGCTGGACGCTGCAGTGGCGACGCCAGGGCGGGGCCAGCCCTGGGCCCTGGATCAATGCCCGTTCACTGCAATCGCGTTTCAGCTCCAGTGGAGCTGCATCGCCACAGCCCCTTCAAGACTCAATTTGACCGGGCAGTTTTCAGCGGCTTTGCGCAGGATCTTGCGGGCCTTCTCATCGAGGTGGGCCGGTAGTTCGATCCAGACCTCGAGCTGGGCGATCTTGCGCGGGGCTTCGCTGGTCATGACCTTCTCCACCCGGGCCGTGCATCCCTTGAGATCCCAGTCGTGGCGTTCGGCGACGATGCCCATGATCGTCAGGATGCAGGTGCTCAGAGCTGTCGCCACCAGGTCGGTTGGTGAGAAGCGCTCGCCCTTGCCTTGGTTGTCGGTTGGGGCATCGGTTTCCAGGGCGGAGCCCGATGGCCCGTGCAGCGAGGCACAACGCAGGTCCCCGCTGTAGCTGCTGTTGATTTGGGTCACGGGGCGGTGAGTGGTTGCCGCCAGGTTGGCAGTTTTGTCTCGCCTCGCTTAGGTGGACCTGTCGATGTGGCTGACGATGGATCCCGGAGCTGGCTCACCGATGCTCGGCTTGGCCAAGGCGATTCAGCTCTCAGTGGCCCCAGTGTTTCTGCTGACGGCCATCGCGGGCCTATTGAGTGTGATCAGTAACCGCCTGGCCCGTGTGCTGGACCGGGCCCAGCGGTTGCAGAGCATCCGGGACGAAGCCATGGATCTGGCGTTGTTGAAGCGGCGGATGACCCTGCTGACCCGAGCCAGCGAAGCGGTCACCACAACCGGCGTACTGGTGGCAGCCGTGGTGGCGGTCACCTTCATCAGTGCGATCGCCGTGATTGACCTGACGGCGATCGTGGTGCCGCTGTTCGTTGTGGCGATGCTCTCGCTGATGGTGGGGCTATTGACCCTGCTGTTGGATACCCGCGTCTCAGCGCGTCTGATCCGCCGTCGCTTCTAAGCGGCAGTTGCAGAGTTGATCCAGGTTCGGGCGTCCCGTGAGGGCGAGGCGCCACTGGGCCCAGAGGCCATAGACCCAGTCCGCCAACGGTCCGATGACGGGCCAGGCCGTCGGGGCGTACAACCAGCCCAGGCCGATCAGGCGATAGGCCTCGCGGAAGACCGCGACATCCTTCAGAACGGTCCCATTCCCCTGGATGGCATGGATGCGCCCCATGGCCTGCCGGTAGCTGATTCCCTGGTGCTGCTCCGGGCTGTAATCGCTGGCGTTGATGTCGACAAAGCCGATCCGCGAGTGCTGATCTCTTTTTCGCAGGAAATTCACCTCCCGCAGACAGAGCGGGCAGCCACCGTCGTAGAGGAGTGTGAGTTCTGTCGTCATCGGCCCAGCCTGAACGATGGCCCTGGCTCTCCGTGGCTGATCGCTTTGACTGGAGCCGGGTTGCGCTGGATCAGTGATGGGCTTGCAGCAGGCGCTCGAGCAATTCGAGTTCAACAGCAGCGGCAAGGGGTTCTTGCGCATCGACCCTGAGCTGAACCGCTGGATTCGCTCCACGG encodes:
- a CDS encoding glycosyltransferase family 2 protein, which produces MGLRVSIVLPTYNERGNIEPLLAQLLPLGEQWDLEILVVDDDSADGTAELVRQLAHDEPRLRLIRRVGRSGLASAIKEGLLDATGDFVLVMDSDGQHEPGSVRRAIETLEAGGADLVIGSRFHPEAQILGLSDRRETGSTWANASARFSLPKRYAHLTDYMSGFFALRLEPLLPLIRGVDVNGFKFLYELLAVSRGRLSTAEVPLTFQPRTYGSSKLDLAIFWDFLISILHTLSFRLLPRRAISFGLVGLSGVAVQLLITQLFMALWGLGFEQALPIGVISAASSNYLINNALTFRFARLKGILLLRGLFKFLLVASLPVMANVGLASAYYSLIAPNVFWAQLAGIIVVFVWNYAASSRFVWNTPN
- a CDS encoding glycosyltransferase family 39 protein, coding for MQRLKTWLDANPTRALITAIAALLGLCVLAFFNQLGSLGLLDKTEGLFVEVPHQMLLSGDWVTPRWNGETFFDYPVWGYWMVGLSFQLFGVSEWAARFPAALAASAVVFAVFGLLLALAPSTESVSQRLGRATLCSGLLALSPGWVGWGRSSVTDMFLASGISLALLGFALAYWRRDQEVLRRLGHVMLALFCGIAVLAKGPVGLLLPGLVIIGFLLLRRDLWPEVRQTPWLALLSLFLGVTLPWYVAATQANGFTFLARFIGFSNLERFTSVIYAHPGPPWFYLPWLLLLALPWSLYLPAAILKLQVWAPQRWHRSDAGEALAQFGLIWLVVVVAFFSAAATKLPGYILPAVPGAVLLVGLLFAPLSPSTGHPPWLDRLQRGSGWFNAVLLGLMALAAVLAPRLIEVDPAYPGFADAIAQSGLPWLLALPLAGACGALIWLLRARDGVALRWLWLPNAAGFAAVLALVIPVLAPLMDRERLLPIRVLARQAAASALPGEPLLVAGYKRYSVVFYSGRPVLFVHDARSAIDQLEAQALPADSVLVLGSDRELLDLGVGPGDAELLGRLDAHRLIRLDRTTLDQLSQRR
- a CDS encoding phosphatase PAP2 family protein, with product MPPLLREWLNALGRRRLLLTLAIAVVLLVVSPTLKANASDSFDRVLLDGLHQRIPAWLGQLLLVVYQASGIHVTAVLVLAVLGFLAFKRFWPDLVCVVAGTGGILVIVDRLLKPWFDRPRPDASLLELSGRSFPSGHAAGSVVFYFMSCTLLAAHYPRLRRPLFLLSSLWVALVWLSTLYCRAHWPTDILAGAAVGYVWLSFCLAGFTVWERHHPTSSSIHG
- a CDS encoding DUF1824 family protein; the protein is MADGPSLLGSLKGLRTAPELSSAEQGQLLEELTQAMATCEWFTVGVMAPSAALAVATLRALEQRFSWETLELDPAGEELATIEGPVFLKANQNNGRFLVRRESGLGQGLLITGHNPVDPSTEDTWGPIPLALFANDD
- the hemC gene encoding hydroxymethylbilane synthase yields the protein MAGSQLRIASRRSQLAMVQTHWVRDELAKAHDGLEITIEAMATQGDKILDVALAKIGDKGLFTKELEAQMLVDRADIAVHSLKDLPTNLPEGLMLGCITEREDPADALVVHEKHKDKTLATLPDGAVVGTSSLRRLAQLRHHYPHLTFKDVRGNVITRLEKLDSGEFDCLILAAAGLGRLGLGDRIHELIDPSISLHAVGQGALGIECRDGDAEVLEQIKVLEHVPTARRCLAERAFLRELEGGCQVPIGVNTRFEGDELVLTGMVASLDGKRLIRDQVQGDQTNPEALGIDLAHKLKAQGAGEILEEIFATVRPEA
- a CDS encoding chloride channel protein, translated to MAWASLVGGLTGLAVVGFHELLGLINNGLFGPAVSWALALVGQTQPEPPVLPVDPLPVDSGTPLRALLQIGLGGVGFLPDPTPLPPDPTPAITGSLPLWLASWPVVLMPVLGGLGVGLLRLWSRDLGPGLPSLMAMADGAVQAKPKLPFQRLLGASLSLGSGASLGPEGPSVESGGNIGLWLGMRGGLPPESQKALVAAGVAAGLAAGFKAPIAGVFFAFEGSYSTIPGRPSIRAVLVAAVASALVTQLCLGSDPIFRLPAYEVRSPLELPLYLGLGLLASGVSLALLRLLAAGRSPRVQRLLGRLPSWSLPALGGLAIGLMALGFPQVLGVGYDTIEALLGSGGGIALFTLVGLLLVKLLATALSSATGFVGGGFAPSLFAGAVLGNVYGQLLGDSGFGLPVAEPPAYAMVGMAAVLAGSARAPLTALLLLFELTRDIRIVLPLMAAAGLSAALVERWQGLADPGLLGPDLIEDQRRHALASLPVLDAFEPEAPLVLNAAESAQSALQQLLSAHGHCLMVEQDNWVVGLVTLADLQRALTGLGPAVTLADCRRSELLWLPASANLAQLEDQLRPNGLRQLPVFELALPDLPHLPSALPATGLPVKALQGLASRDGMARAVARAQTSADSKP
- a CDS encoding inorganic diphosphatase produces the protein MANIDHAPSRTMLNLLHVLPAFADEAELRLNTIVELNSNTINKYELITETGHLKLDRVGYSSLAYPFAYGTIPRTWDEDGDPLDIEIVGVTEPLVPGSLVEARIIGIMKFDDGGEVDDKVIAVLADDKRMDHITSYTQLGEHWLKETQYYWEHYKDLKKPGTCRVNGFFDSAEAVKIVKECEARYMEVIAPKLVN